Proteins encoded within one genomic window of Sphaerotilus montanus:
- a CDS encoding TerB family tellurite resistance protein, with protein sequence MRSYPRNSPEAAARVVALALLADGHLSLVEIDALELHGVAERLGLSGQAFREVMHGLCEDLLVQSPMVWSNNSHIDPHLVRGLLAEIDHPGLCAELMHICRTVIESDRHVADSEAMMLSTAFVHWHHTLTQRTMALAA encoded by the coding sequence ATGCGCAGCTACCCCCGCAACAGCCCTGAAGCCGCCGCCCGTGTCGTCGCCCTGGCCCTGCTGGCCGACGGACACCTGAGTCTGGTCGAGATCGACGCACTGGAGCTGCACGGCGTCGCCGAACGCCTGGGCCTCAGTGGGCAAGCCTTCCGCGAGGTGATGCATGGCCTGTGCGAAGACCTCCTGGTGCAGTCGCCGATGGTCTGGTCGAACAACAGCCACATCGACCCGCACCTGGTCCGCGGACTGCTGGCCGAAATCGACCACCCGGGCCTGTGCGCCGAGCTGATGCACATCTGCCGCACGGTGATCGAGTCCGACCGCCACGTGGCCGACAGCGAGGCGATGATGCTCTCCACCGCCTTCGTGCACTGGCACCACACGCTGACCCAGCGCACGATGGCCCTGGCCGCCTGA
- a CDS encoding LysR family transcriptional regulator has protein sequence MSLDFSYRHLYYFWVVAKEGGLSRGAERLGVAVQTVSAQVRELEQALGHALLQPAGRGVALTEAGRAAMLQAEQIFQLGAALPDRVRDAATVPVVRLAVGVGGGLPKLVVWRLLRPVLDEPHLRLQIREQDFEPMLADLALHRLDVVLADRAAPPQQGLRLYSHRLGGSPVGWYAPPAWQSVLRDDFPRALARVPVLLPTRSATMRIALDQWFEREALHPQVVGEFDDSAMLKTFGAGGMGVFPAADWVHDDLVARYGVCRVGGSPGVEEPFFAIAADKRIQHPLVQRLWPEPAGDGRAQRAESRTLMSAARSAGGVAWRT, from the coding sequence ATGAGCCTCGACTTCAGCTACCGGCATCTCTACTACTTCTGGGTGGTCGCCAAGGAGGGCGGCCTCTCGCGGGGTGCCGAGCGGCTGGGGGTGGCGGTGCAGACGGTGAGTGCGCAGGTGCGCGAACTGGAGCAGGCGCTGGGCCACGCGCTGTTGCAGCCAGCCGGCCGAGGCGTGGCGCTCACCGAGGCGGGGCGTGCGGCGATGCTGCAGGCCGAGCAGATCTTCCAGCTCGGCGCGGCGCTGCCCGACCGGGTGCGTGATGCGGCGACCGTGCCGGTGGTGCGGCTGGCGGTGGGGGTGGGCGGCGGGCTGCCCAAGCTGGTGGTGTGGCGGCTGCTGCGGCCGGTGCTGGACGAGCCGCACCTGCGGTTGCAGATCCGCGAGCAGGACTTCGAGCCGATGCTGGCCGATCTGGCGCTGCACCGGCTCGATGTGGTGCTGGCCGACCGCGCCGCCCCACCACAGCAGGGCCTGCGGCTCTACAGCCACCGGTTGGGCGGATCGCCAGTGGGCTGGTATGCACCACCGGCCTGGCAGTCCGTGCTGCGCGACGATTTTCCCCGCGCACTGGCCCGCGTGCCGGTGCTGCTGCCGACCCGCTCCGCCACGATGCGGATCGCGCTCGACCAGTGGTTCGAGCGCGAGGCCCTGCACCCGCAGGTGGTCGGCGAATTCGACGACAGCGCGATGCTCAAGACCTTCGGTGCCGGCGGGATGGGCGTGTTCCCGGCTGCCGACTGGGTGCACGACGATCTGGTGGCGCGCTACGGCGTGTGCCGTGTCGGGGGCAGTCCGGGTGTGGAGGAGCCGTTTTTCGCCATTGCGGCCGACAAGCGCATCCAGCATCCGCTGGTGCAGCGGCTGTGGCCCGAGCCCGCCGGGGACGGACGCGCTCAGCGTGCGGAGAGCAGGACCTTGATGTCCGCCGCCAGATCCGCCGGCGGCGTGGCGTGGCGGACGTAG
- a CDS encoding SCO family protein — protein sequence MTVPARLHRPARRLALLASSLLLLGALSGCEKTPAPSFKSLDITGAEYARQLALTDASGQPFQLSSLKGKVAVVFFGYTQCPDVCPTTLTNLAETQRLLGPDGDKLVGVFVTVDPKRDTAALLKAYVGAFNPNWVGLRGTPEETAAAAKEFKIFYREVPGKTESSYTVDHTAASFVFDPQGQVRLYVRHATPPADLAADIKVLLSAR from the coding sequence ATGACTGTTCCCGCACGACTCCACCGGCCCGCCCGGCGCCTGGCGCTGCTCGCCTCCAGCCTGCTCCTGCTCGGCGCGCTGAGCGGCTGCGAGAAGACCCCCGCCCCCAGCTTCAAGTCGCTCGACATCACCGGCGCCGAATACGCCCGCCAGCTCGCGCTGACCGACGCCAGCGGCCAGCCCTTCCAGCTCTCCAGCCTGAAGGGCAAGGTCGCCGTCGTCTTCTTCGGCTACACCCAGTGTCCGGACGTCTGCCCGACCACGCTGACCAACCTGGCGGAAACCCAGCGCCTGCTCGGCCCGGACGGCGACAAGCTGGTCGGCGTCTTCGTCACGGTCGATCCGAAGCGCGACACTGCCGCACTGCTGAAGGCCTACGTCGGCGCCTTCAATCCGAACTGGGTCGGGCTGCGCGGCACGCCAGAGGAAACCGCCGCCGCCGCCAAGGAATTCAAGATCTTCTACCGCGAGGTCCCGGGCAAGACGGAGTCCAGCTACACGGTGGACCACACCGCGGCGTCATTCGTCTTCGATCCGCAGGGGCAGGTGCGGCTCTACGTCCGCCACGCCACGCCGCCGGCGGATCTGGCGGCGGACATCAAGGTCCTGCTCTCCGCACGCTGA
- the cyoE gene encoding heme o synthase: protein MNATTLTPTTPRLSRWRQYVALTKPRVVQLIVFCAAIGMLLAVPGLPRWADVVTAVLASVGIWLVASAAAAFNCLIEQKIDARMKRTSWRPTANGDLSQAQALLFSAVLGGAGMALLYFRVNPLTAWLTFGTFVGYAVIYTVILKPMTPQNIVIGGASGAMPPVLGWAALTGEVGPEAIALFLIIFLWTPPHFWALALYRAEDYARAGLPMLPVTHGNEFTRLQILLYTFILFAATLLPFVQGMSGWLYLAAAIVLGGRFIHYAIRLRRAYSEALARETFRFSIWHLSLLFAALLVDHYLKPWL, encoded by the coding sequence ATGAACGCCACCACCCTCACCCCGACCACGCCGCGCCTGTCGCGCTGGCGCCAGTACGTCGCGCTGACCAAGCCGCGGGTCGTGCAGCTCATCGTGTTCTGCGCGGCGATCGGCATGCTGCTGGCCGTTCCGGGCCTGCCGCGCTGGGCCGACGTCGTCACGGCCGTGCTCGCCAGCGTGGGCATCTGGCTCGTGGCCAGTGCCGCAGCGGCCTTCAACTGCCTGATCGAGCAGAAGATCGACGCCCGGATGAAGCGCACCTCCTGGCGCCCCACCGCCAACGGCGACCTGAGCCAGGCGCAGGCGCTGCTGTTCTCGGCCGTGCTGGGCGGAGCGGGCATGGCCCTGCTGTACTTCCGCGTCAACCCGCTGACGGCCTGGCTGACCTTCGGCACCTTCGTCGGCTACGCGGTCATCTACACCGTGATCCTCAAGCCGATGACGCCGCAGAACATCGTCATCGGCGGCGCCTCGGGTGCGATGCCGCCGGTGCTGGGCTGGGCGGCACTGACCGGCGAGGTCGGGCCGGAGGCGATCGCGCTGTTCCTGATCATCTTCCTGTGGACCCCGCCGCACTTCTGGGCGCTGGCGCTCTACCGCGCCGAGGATTACGCCCGCGCCGGCCTGCCGATGCTGCCGGTGACGCACGGCAACGAGTTCACGCGGCTGCAGATCCTGCTCTACACCTTCATCCTGTTCGCGGCGACGCTGCTGCCCTTCGTGCAGGGCATGAGCGGCTGGCTGTACCTCGCCGCCGCCATCGTGCTGGGCGGGCGCTTCATCCACTACGCGATCCGCCTGCGCCGCGCATACTCCGAAGCCCTCGCCCGCGAGACCTTCCGCTTCTCGATCTGGCACCTGTCGCTGCTGTTCGCGGCATTGCTGGTCGATCATTACCTGAAGCCCTGGCTGTGA
- a CDS encoding COX15/CtaA family protein — protein sequence MNPTDLIDLGPLAQMALVAIGLATLPLAWLAWRHRGASTPQRLRALTLVTLFLTFDLVLFGAFTRLTDSGLGCPDWPGCYGNASPLGARHEITQAQTALPDGPVTHGKAWVEMVHRYLATGVGALLTVLMVWSALAMRRLQRSDPAQARQISPGWATLTFVWVCLQGAFGALTVTMKLYPAIVTGHLLGGIGLLALLAVQTQRHAPQAPRLSGRVRGAVWAVLGLVTVQVALGGWVSTNYAVLACQDLPTCQGQWWPPMDFGAGFTLQRGLGVQADGSALPFTALTAIHITHRIGALVVLTALGLLIAALRRPAPRYARGLLAVALLQTLTGLSNIVLDWPLLAAVAHTGGAAALVTLLAALLAHRPRAVATSPASSAAPASPASSHLPSAALSR from the coding sequence ATGAACCCGACCGACCTGATCGACCTCGGCCCGCTGGCGCAGATGGCGCTGGTGGCCATCGGGCTGGCCACGCTGCCGCTGGCCTGGCTGGCGTGGCGCCACCGTGGCGCCTCCACCCCGCAGCGGCTGCGGGCACTGACGCTCGTCACGCTCTTCCTCACCTTCGATCTCGTGCTCTTCGGCGCCTTCACGCGGCTGACCGACTCCGGCCTGGGATGCCCGGACTGGCCGGGCTGCTATGGCAACGCCAGTCCGCTCGGTGCGCGCCACGAGATCACACAGGCCCAGACGGCCCTGCCCGACGGGCCCGTGACCCACGGCAAGGCCTGGGTGGAAATGGTCCACCGCTACCTCGCCACCGGTGTGGGTGCGCTGCTGACCGTGCTGATGGTGTGGAGTGCGCTGGCCATGCGCCGCCTGCAGCGCAGCGACCCGGCACAGGCCCGGCAGATCAGCCCCGGCTGGGCCACGCTCACCTTCGTCTGGGTCTGCCTGCAGGGCGCATTCGGCGCGCTGACGGTGACGATGAAGCTCTACCCCGCCATCGTCACCGGCCACCTGCTCGGCGGCATCGGCCTGCTCGCGCTGCTGGCCGTGCAGACGCAACGGCACGCCCCTCAGGCCCCCAGGCTGTCCGGGCGCGTGCGCGGGGCGGTCTGGGCGGTCCTCGGCCTCGTCACCGTGCAGGTGGCACTCGGCGGCTGGGTCAGCACCAACTACGCCGTGCTGGCCTGCCAGGACCTGCCCACCTGCCAGGGCCAGTGGTGGCCGCCGATGGACTTCGGCGCCGGGTTCACCCTGCAGCGCGGCCTGGGCGTGCAGGCCGATGGCAGCGCCCTGCCCTTCACGGCACTCACCGCCATCCACATCACGCACCGCATCGGCGCGCTCGTCGTGCTGACCGCGCTCGGCCTGCTGATCGCGGCGCTGCGCCGGCCAGCCCCGCGCTACGCCCGCGGCCTGCTCGCCGTCGCCCTGCTGCAGACGCTGACCGGCCTGTCCAACATCGTGCTCGACTGGCCGCTGCTGGCCGCCGTGGCGCACACCGGCGGTGCTGCCGCACTGGTGACGCTGCTGGCGGCGCTGCTGGCACACCGCCCCCGCGCTGTCGCCACATCGCCCGCTTCTTCCGCCGCTCCCGCCTCGCCGGCGTCTTCCCACCTCCCGTCCGCCGCCCTGTCCCGATGA
- a CDS encoding SCO family protein, with protein MSHDAPNAAQPLNLSVHDLPTPSADPDAAARTRVGRIKMALILLACASPVIASYFTYYVIRPTGQPGHGVLIQPPVDLPPAASLPLTDLQGQAVEPRSLRDQWLLVVVADGACDSTCEKLLYAQRQLRETLGREKDRLDRVWIVTGETPPRADLLPALAEASVLRAPREAVARWLRPAPGEPLSSHLYLVDPMGVWMMRFPVAFEPAKVKRDVERVLRASTSWDRAGRDPAIVGPVTTTPGLAR; from the coding sequence ATGTCGCATGACGCTCCGAACGCCGCACAACCGCTGAACCTGTCGGTCCACGACCTGCCCACGCCATCGGCCGACCCGGACGCAGCGGCCCGCACCCGCGTGGGCCGGATCAAGATGGCCCTGATCCTGCTGGCCTGCGCCTCGCCGGTGATCGCGTCCTACTTCACCTACTACGTCATCCGGCCGACCGGCCAGCCGGGACACGGCGTGCTGATCCAGCCGCCAGTCGACCTCCCGCCCGCCGCCTCGCTGCCACTGACCGACCTGCAGGGCCAGGCCGTCGAGCCACGCAGCCTGCGCGACCAGTGGCTGCTGGTGGTCGTGGCCGACGGTGCCTGCGACAGCACCTGCGAGAAGCTGCTCTACGCCCAGCGCCAGCTGCGCGAGACGCTCGGCCGCGAAAAGGACCGGCTGGACCGCGTCTGGATCGTCACGGGCGAGACCCCGCCGCGGGCCGATCTGCTGCCGGCGCTGGCCGAAGCCAGCGTGCTGCGCGCGCCCCGCGAGGCGGTGGCCCGCTGGCTCAGGCCAGCCCCGGGCGAGCCCCTGTCCTCGCACCTCTACCTCGTCGATCCGATGGGGGTGTGGATGATGCGCTTCCCGGTGGCCTTCGAGCCGGCCAAGGTCAAGCGCGACGTCGAGCGCGTGCTGCGCGCCTCCACCTCGTGGGACCGTGCCGGACGCGATCCGGCCATCGTGGGCCCGGTGACCACCACGCCGGGTCTCGCACGCTGA